One window of the Haloarcula halobia genome contains the following:
- a CDS encoding GNAT family N-acetyltransferase — MYVRDAKNREEVWLLDHIEAMGLDDTAFRSRDYVVAIDEESHEKAGFGRIRIHKTDEGDYCELTSIGVLEEWEGQGVGAHIIERLVEYASDEGFDVVYSLTNAAEYLVQFGFDPIEPAQLPDRLRERLTEKQESLQPDAVPLRLQVDRFEMPGRHRDRFKQAAADDESADEPAEGPEDFGIDPDEATYKYDTGR, encoded by the coding sequence ATGTACGTCCGGGACGCGAAAAACCGCGAGGAGGTCTGGCTGCTGGACCACATCGAGGCGATGGGACTGGACGACACAGCGTTTCGCTCGCGGGACTACGTCGTGGCCATCGACGAGGAGTCCCACGAGAAGGCCGGGTTCGGCCGCATCCGTATCCACAAGACCGACGAAGGCGACTACTGCGAGCTGACGAGCATCGGCGTCCTGGAGGAGTGGGAGGGCCAGGGCGTGGGCGCACACATCATCGAGCGCCTCGTCGAGTACGCGAGTGACGAGGGGTTCGACGTCGTCTACTCGCTGACGAACGCGGCCGAGTACCTGGTGCAGTTCGGCTTCGACCCCATCGAACCGGCGCAGCTGCCCGACCGACTGCGCGAGCGCCTGACAGAGAAGCAAGAATCCCTCCAGCCCGACGCCGTCCCGCTGCGCCTCCAGGTCGACCGGTTCGAGATGCCCGGGCGACACCGCGACCGGTTCAAGCAGGCCGCCGCCGACGACGAGTCGGCCGACGAACCCGCGGAGGGGCCGGAGGACTTCGGTATCGACCCGGACGAGGCGACCTACAAGTACGACACCGGCCGCTGA
- a CDS encoding FKBP-type peptidyl-prolyl cis-trans isomerase, which translates to MAIEQGDGVTIEYVGRFEDGTVFDTSRADVASRHGLQEAQGTDDADYAALSFTVGAGEIIEGIDEALVGMREGEEATVRVPPEKAYGDHDPERVREYDPETFEAMVGKRPEPGLHVHAENGLHGDVTAVRDDAVEVDFNHELAGRTLVFDLEVLEVR; encoded by the coding sequence ATGGCTATCGAGCAGGGCGACGGCGTCACCATCGAGTACGTCGGCCGGTTCGAGGACGGCACCGTATTCGACACGTCGCGCGCCGACGTCGCCAGCCGACACGGCCTCCAGGAGGCCCAGGGCACCGACGACGCCGACTACGCGGCGCTCTCCTTTACCGTGGGTGCAGGCGAGATTATCGAGGGCATCGACGAGGCGCTCGTCGGCATGCGCGAGGGCGAGGAAGCCACCGTCCGGGTGCCACCCGAGAAGGCCTACGGGGACCACGACCCCGAGCGAGTCCGGGAGTACGATCCCGAGACGTTCGAGGCGATGGTGGGGAAACGGCCGGAACCGGGCCTGCACGTCCACGCCGAGAACGGCCTCCACGGCGACGTGACTGCCGTCCGGGACGACGCCGTCGAGGTGGACTTCAACCACGAACTGGCCGGGCGGACGCTGGTCTTCGACCTCGAGGTCCTCGAGGTCCGCTGA
- a CDS encoding acyl-CoA mutase large subunit family protein — translation MFDPDELDDIREAKARWEAEQVQPTVDRFGERKETFTTDTEGHEVDRLYTPADVADVDYEEDLGFPGEDPYTRGVYSTGYRGRLWTMRQYAGMGTAAETNERFHYLLEQGQTGLSMAFDLPTQMGYDSDDAMAAGEVGKTGVAIDSLADMETVFEGIPLSDVSTSMTINAPASVLLAMYIAVGDQQGVDREQLRGTIQNDVLKEYIARNTFIYPPEPSMRLITDIFEFCATEVPNFNTISISGYHIREAGSTAAQEIAFTLADGIEYVEAAIDAGLDVDDFAPQLSFFFASYNNIFEEVAKFRAARRLWASIMDERFDAENPKSKQLKFHTQTAGSTLTAQQIENNVVRVAYQALAAVLGGTQSLHTNGKDEAIGLPTEQSVRTALRTQQILAHESGAADTIDPLAGSYYVESLTDDLEADARDLLADIDDRGGMADAIESQWVQRQIQDVAFERQREQEAGERIIVGVNEYEVEEEGEQDIEEVDEAVEQAQHDRVAGVRERRDDEAVEAALAALEDAARGEENLMPYLVDAVKTYATTGEICNVLRDVFGEYQPGSSL, via the coding sequence ATGTTCGACCCCGACGAGCTGGACGACATCCGCGAGGCGAAAGCCCGGTGGGAAGCAGAGCAGGTCCAGCCGACCGTCGACCGATTCGGCGAACGCAAGGAGACGTTCACGACGGACACCGAGGGGCACGAGGTAGACCGACTGTACACGCCGGCCGACGTCGCCGACGTAGACTACGAGGAGGACCTGGGCTTCCCGGGCGAGGACCCGTACACCCGGGGCGTCTATTCGACCGGCTATCGGGGCCGCCTCTGGACGATGCGACAGTACGCGGGCATGGGCACCGCAGCGGAGACCAACGAGCGGTTCCACTACCTGCTAGAGCAGGGCCAGACCGGCCTCTCGATGGCCTTCGACCTGCCGACCCAGATGGGCTACGACTCCGACGACGCGATGGCCGCCGGCGAGGTGGGCAAGACCGGCGTCGCCATCGACTCCCTTGCCGACATGGAGACGGTCTTCGAGGGCATCCCGCTTTCCGACGTCTCGACGTCGATGACGATCAACGCGCCCGCGTCGGTGCTGCTGGCGATGTACATCGCCGTCGGCGACCAGCAGGGCGTCGACCGCGAGCAGTTGCGCGGGACCATCCAGAACGACGTGCTGAAGGAGTACATAGCGCGGAACACGTTCATCTACCCGCCGGAGCCCTCGATGCGGCTCATCACGGACATCTTCGAGTTCTGTGCGACGGAGGTGCCCAACTTCAACACCATCTCCATCTCGGGCTATCACATCCGCGAGGCGGGGTCGACCGCCGCCCAGGAGATCGCCTTCACGCTGGCCGACGGCATCGAGTACGTCGAGGCGGCCATCGACGCCGGCCTCGACGTCGACGACTTTGCCCCCCAGCTGTCCTTTTTCTTCGCCTCCTACAACAACATCTTCGAGGAGGTGGCGAAGTTCCGCGCGGCCCGCCGCCTCTGGGCGTCGATCATGGACGAGCGGTTCGACGCCGAGAACCCGAAGTCCAAACAGCTGAAGTTCCACACCCAGACCGCCGGGTCGACGCTGACCGCCCAGCAGATCGAGAACAACGTCGTCCGCGTGGCCTACCAGGCGCTGGCGGCCGTCCTCGGCGGGACCCAGAGCCTCCACACCAACGGCAAGGACGAGGCCATCGGCCTCCCGACCGAGCAGTCGGTGCGGACGGCGCTGCGGACCCAGCAGATCCTCGCCCACGAGTCGGGCGCGGCCGACACCATCGACCCGCTCGCCGGCAGTTACTACGTCGAGTCGCTGACCGACGACCTGGAGGCCGACGCCCGCGACCTGCTCGCGGACATCGACGACCGGGGCGGGATGGCCGACGCCATCGAGAGCCAGTGGGTCCAGCGCCAGATCCAGGACGTCGCCTTCGAGCGCCAGCGCGAACAGGAGGCCGGCGAGCGAATCATCGTCGGCGTCAACGAGTACGAGGTCGAGGAGGAGGGCGAACAGGACATCGAGGAGGTCGACGAGGCCGTCGAGCAGGCCCAGCACGATCGGGTCGCCGGCGTCCGGGAGCGGCGGGACGACGAGGCCGTCGAGGCCGCACTGGCCGCGCTCGAGGACGCCGCCCGGGGCGAGGAGAACCTCATGCCGTACCTCGTCGATGCGGTCAAGACCTACGCGACGACCGGCGAGATCTGTAACGTGCTCCGGGACGTCTTCGGCGAGTACCAGCCCGGGTCGTCGCTGTAA
- a CDS encoding SHOCT domain-containing protein: MSTDRSDRRLVTLLLVVLGALVVLPLFGMGFGMMGYGSMMGGMWGGGMWNGGMWNSGTAPGWMLFVGLVMPLLFLLLLVGAVYLVYRLLTDDDGSGQDAAIDELRTAYARGDLTDAEYEDRLERLREE, from the coding sequence ATGAGCACCGACAGGTCCGACCGGCGACTGGTGACGCTGCTGCTCGTCGTCCTGGGGGCGCTCGTCGTCCTCCCGCTGTTCGGGATGGGATTCGGGATGATGGGCTACGGCTCGATGATGGGTGGGATGTGGGGCGGCGGGATGTGGAACGGCGGGATGTGGAACAGCGGTACGGCCCCTGGGTGGATGCTGTTCGTCGGCCTCGTGATGCCGCTCCTGTTTCTCCTGCTCCTCGTGGGAGCGGTGTATCTCGTCTACCGGTTGCTCACCGACGACGACGGGAGCGGCCAGGACGCTGCCATCGACGAGCTCAGGACGGCCTACGCCCGGGGCGACCTGACCGACGCGGAGTACGAGGACCGCCTGGAGCGCCTGCGCGAGGAGTGA
- a CDS encoding nicotinate phosphoribosyltransferase, translated as MADTDFGYVTPENLSLFTDRYELTMMQGYHTRDHTPTATFDLFFRDLPPGRGYMLAAGLEQAVHFVETLSFGDRALRYLEDEGFDPDFLEYLADLSFTGDVRALPEGTPVFPNEPLVEVTAPICQAQLLETALINQVGFQSLIATKAARMRDTVGRYGEDQSLVDFGSRRAHGTDAGLKAARAAYIGGFDGTSNVAAGEALGVPTFGTMAHSWIQSFETERDAFETFLAEFGDDAILLVDTYDTVAGAETAQAVADELGVDLAGVRLDSGDLTVLSKTVDDRLGDVDIYISSGVDEYLIRDFLTAGGVAAGFGPGTALVTSTDAPKVEGVYKLVAVRRDGEMEPSMKLSTGKVTYPGAKSVCRVEEDGRYVSDTLALRSEADNVPGTDLLETVVEDGDVVYDVPSLDDLRERAREQLAKLPPAVRELDSPADYEVRVGDALTAATDAVSDRLERMVADQR; from the coding sequence ATGGCCGACACCGACTTCGGTTACGTCACCCCGGAGAACCTGTCGCTGTTCACCGACCGGTACGAGCTGACGATGATGCAGGGGTACCACACACGGGACCACACCCCGACGGCGACGTTCGACCTCTTCTTTCGGGACCTCCCGCCGGGACGCGGGTACATGCTGGCGGCCGGACTGGAGCAGGCCGTCCACTTCGTCGAGACGCTGTCGTTCGGCGACCGGGCGCTGCGCTACCTCGAGGACGAGGGGTTCGACCCCGACTTCCTCGAGTACCTCGCGGACCTCTCGTTTACCGGTGACGTCAGAGCGCTCCCGGAGGGGACGCCGGTGTTCCCGAACGAACCGCTGGTGGAGGTGACCGCGCCGATCTGCCAGGCACAGCTGCTGGAGACGGCCCTCATCAACCAGGTGGGGTTCCAGAGCCTGATCGCCACCAAGGCGGCTCGGATGCGCGATACCGTCGGTCGCTACGGCGAGGACCAGTCGCTGGTGGACTTCGGCTCGCGGCGCGCCCACGGCACCGACGCCGGGCTGAAGGCGGCCCGTGCCGCCTACATCGGGGGCTTCGACGGCACCTCGAACGTCGCCGCGGGCGAGGCGCTGGGCGTCCCCACCTTCGGGACGATGGCCCACTCGTGGATACAGAGCTTCGAGACCGAACGGGACGCCTTCGAGACCTTCCTCGCGGAGTTCGGCGACGACGCGATACTGCTGGTCGACACGTACGATACGGTGGCCGGCGCCGAGACTGCACAGGCCGTCGCCGACGAGCTGGGCGTCGACCTCGCCGGCGTCCGCCTGGACTCCGGTGACCTGACCGTCCTCTCGAAGACCGTCGACGACCGTCTCGGAGACGTCGACATCTACATCTCCTCGGGCGTCGACGAGTACCTGATTCGGGACTTCCTCACCGCGGGCGGGGTCGCCGCCGGGTTCGGGCCGGGGACGGCACTGGTGACCAGCACCGACGCCCCGAAGGTCGAGGGCGTCTACAAGCTCGTCGCCGTCAGGCGTGACGGCGAGATGGAACCGAGCATGAAACTCTCGACGGGGAAGGTGACCTACCCCGGGGCCAAGAGCGTCTGTCGCGTCGAGGAGGACGGCAGGTACGTGTCCGACACACTGGCGCTCCGTTCGGAGGCCGACAACGTGCCGGGAACCGACCTGCTCGAGACGGTCGTCGAGGACGGCGACGTGGTCTACGACGTGCCGTCACTGGACGACCTGCGGGAGCGAGCGCGCGAGCAGCTGGCGAAACTGCCGCCGGCGGTCCGGGAGCTCGACTCGCCGGCCGACTACGAGGTGCGCGTCGGTGACGCGCTGACGGCGGCGACCGACGCGGTCAGCGACCGACTGGAACGGATGGTTGCGGACCAGCGCTGA
- a CDS encoding plastocyanin/azurin family copper-binding protein encodes MLQLVAGTAVAGLAGCSSSGGQPGGGTETEHHDEETESGHSEETEHHDEETESSHSEETEHHDEETESGHSEETESGHGHEEGGHGEIGDPTDHAEVKMKTEDGEYHFAPHVVRVTVGGTVTFHNESGSHATAAYHPDNDKPQLVPDGAAAWNSGLLTEQGATFEHTFETEGVYHYYCKPHETLGMIGTVIVGEPDAHGQPAMEEPPADLGEEPRHKIADLNERVNEALGHTH; translated from the coding sequence ATGCTACAGCTCGTCGCAGGAACTGCGGTTGCCGGGCTCGCCGGCTGTTCCAGCTCCGGAGGACAACCCGGTGGCGGTACGGAGACCGAACACCACGACGAGGAGACCGAGAGCGGCCACAGTGAGGAGACCGAACACCACGACGAGGAGACCGAGAGCAGCCACAGTGAGGAGACCGAACACCACGACGAGGAGACCGAGAGCGGCCACAGCGAGGAGACCGAGAGCGGTCACGGCCACGAGGAGGGTGGTCACGGCGAGATCGGCGATCCCACCGACCACGCCGAGGTGAAGATGAAGACGGAGGACGGCGAGTACCACTTTGCGCCACACGTCGTCCGCGTGACCGTCGGCGGGACCGTCACCTTCCACAACGAGAGCGGGAGTCACGCGACGGCGGCGTACCACCCCGACAACGACAAGCCCCAGCTGGTGCCCGACGGAGCGGCCGCCTGGAACAGTGGTCTGCTGACCGAGCAGGGGGCGACGTTCGAACACACCTTCGAGACCGAGGGCGTCTACCACTACTACTGCAAGCCCCACGAGACGCTGGGGATGATCGGCACCGTCATCGTCGGCGAACCCGACGCCCACGGCCAGCCAGCTATGGAGGAACCACCAGCGGACCTCGGCGAGGAGCCCCGGCACAAGATAGCAGATCTCAACGAACGCGTCAACGAGGCGCTGGGCCACACCCACTGA
- a CDS encoding ArsR/SmtB family transcription factor, which yields MRSDHAVTEVFSVLDDEYSRAILEATRRGPKSGKELSEECEMSRATVSRRVNDLLDRGFIVERTHVDPEGHHYSEYEAVLDRVDVRLNEESGFDVRIEVAEDAADRFARIWREMRND from the coding sequence GTGCGCTCCGACCACGCCGTGACGGAGGTGTTCTCCGTCCTCGACGACGAGTATTCGCGGGCCATACTCGAGGCGACCCGTCGGGGCCCGAAATCCGGGAAGGAACTCAGCGAGGAGTGCGAGATGTCGCGCGCGACCGTCTCCCGACGGGTCAACGACCTCCTCGACCGTGGCTTTATCGTAGAGCGGACTCACGTCGACCCAGAGGGGCACCACTACAGCGAGTACGAGGCCGTCCTTGACCGGGTGGACGTCAGACTGAACGAGGAGAGCGGTTTCGACGTCCGCATCGAGGTCGCGGAGGACGCCGCGGACCGCTTTGCCCGCATCTGGAGGGAAATGCGAAACGACTGA
- a CDS encoding DUF7521 family protein — MTDTTTTVVLAGVRLAVLLLGATITYYSAVAYRRTGAQYLRNASIGFAIMTVGVLVEGLLFEVAGLNLEVVHIVESVAIGIGFLVLLVSLRQ; from the coding sequence ATGACAGACACGACGACCACCGTCGTCCTGGCCGGGGTCCGCCTGGCGGTGTTGCTCCTGGGTGCGACCATAACCTACTACAGCGCGGTCGCGTACCGCAGGACCGGGGCGCAGTACCTCCGGAACGCGTCCATCGGGTTCGCCATCATGACGGTGGGCGTCCTGGTCGAGGGCCTGCTCTTCGAGGTAGCGGGCCTGAACCTCGAGGTGGTCCACATCGTCGAGTCCGTCGCCATCGGCATCGGCTTTCTCGTGCTCCTCGTCTCGCTGCGGCAGTGA
- the mce gene encoding methylmalonyl-CoA epimerase yields MHFDHAGIATDDAATLADLYGAAFDVSVAHEETFDGMQVTFLDLGNGYFELLEPLPDSEGAIPTYLEREGPGVHHLALATPDVEAALAAAVEGGVDPIDDEPRPGAWGHEVAFLHPKSTGGILLELVEH; encoded by the coding sequence ATGCACTTCGACCACGCCGGTATCGCCACGGACGACGCTGCCACACTGGCGGACCTGTACGGCGCCGCCTTCGACGTGTCGGTCGCCCACGAGGAGACGTTCGACGGGATGCAGGTCACCTTCCTCGACCTCGGTAACGGGTACTTCGAGCTCCTGGAACCGCTCCCCGACAGCGAGGGGGCCATCCCCACCTACCTCGAGCGGGAGGGCCCCGGCGTCCACCACCTCGCGCTCGCGACCCCGGACGTCGAGGCCGCCCTGGCGGCCGCCGTCGAAGGGGGCGTCGACCCGATCGACGACGAACCGCGGCCGGGGGCCTGGGGGCACGAAGTGGCCTTCCTGCATCCGAAGTCGACCGGCGGTATCCTGCTGGAACTGGTCGAGCACTGA
- a CDS encoding sugar phosphate nucleotidyltransferase — MQAIVLAGGYATRLWPVTRNRPKMLLPVGKSTVIDRILYQLEDDERITDVFVSTNERFAEAFEDHIEDIGLEKPQLSVEKTVEEDEKFGVVGALAQLVEREGLGDEDLLVVAGDNLMGFDIGEFIDHFEQYEDPTLAAYDVGSLEKAKSYGLVQLEDDQVVDFQEKPDDPKSTLVSIACYALPADAILFDEYLEGDNNPDEPGWFIQWLVDRGPVRAFSFDDAWYDIGEAENYLEAVAWSLGGENMIADDATLENTTLGKNVHVLSGAHVENSHLEETVVFDGATIVDSDIHGSIVDRKAHVENLDLSGALIGAHSEVAHEG; from the coding sequence ATGCAGGCAATTGTTCTCGCGGGTGGCTACGCCACGCGGCTCTGGCCCGTCACGCGGAACCGACCGAAGATGTTGCTCCCGGTGGGGAAGTCGACGGTCATCGACCGCATCCTCTATCAGCTCGAGGACGACGAGCGAATCACCGACGTCTTCGTCAGCACGAACGAGCGGTTCGCCGAGGCGTTCGAGGACCACATCGAGGACATCGGCCTCGAGAAGCCCCAGCTGTCCGTCGAAAAGACGGTCGAGGAGGACGAGAAGTTCGGCGTCGTGGGCGCTCTTGCCCAGCTCGTCGAGCGTGAGGGCTTGGGCGACGAGGACCTGCTCGTCGTGGCCGGGGACAACCTGATGGGCTTCGATATCGGCGAGTTCATCGACCACTTCGAGCAATACGAGGACCCCACGCTCGCGGCCTACGACGTCGGCTCGCTCGAGAAGGCGAAGTCCTACGGCCTGGTCCAGCTCGAGGACGACCAGGTCGTCGACTTCCAGGAGAAACCCGACGACCCCAAGAGCACACTCGTCTCTATCGCCTGCTACGCGCTCCCGGCCGACGCCATCCTGTTCGACGAGTACCTCGAGGGGGACAACAACCCCGACGAACCGGGCTGGTTCATCCAGTGGCTCGTCGACCGGGGGCCGGTCCGTGCGTTCAGCTTCGACGATGCGTGGTACGACATCGGCGAGGCCGAGAACTACCTCGAGGCCGTCGCCTGGAGCCTGGGCGGCGAGAACATGATCGCCGACGACGCGACCCTGGAGAACACGACGCTGGGCAAGAACGTCCACGTCCTCTCGGGGGCCCACGTCGAGAACTCCCACCTCGAGGAGACGGTGGTCTTCGACGGGGCGACCATCGTCGACTCCGACATCCACGGCTCCATCGTCGACCGGAAGGCCCACGTCGAGAACCTCGACCTCTCGGGCGCGCTCATCGGTGCCCACAGCGAAGTCGCCCACGAAGGATAG
- a CDS encoding diphthine--ammonia ligase, producing MSDGAWVSLFSGGKDSSWALYRALERGYPVERLVTVHPEGDSYMYHVPATRLAALAAESIGIPLLEVEPDDFGAGDVPDAGVQGDEELEPLEAALRQLDGELDRGIGGLTAGAVESEYQTTRIEAMAERLEAELFAPLWQQPPRDLADAMLDAGFEIRIVQVAAYGLDESWLGRTIDAAALDELETLSDEYGVHILGEGGEFETLVTDGPHMDRRIELEYERRWQGDRGALEITDAFLA from the coding sequence ATGTCAGACGGCGCGTGGGTCTCGCTGTTCTCGGGCGGCAAGGACTCCTCGTGGGCGCTCTACCGGGCGCTCGAACGTGGGTACCCCGTCGAGCGACTGGTGACGGTCCACCCCGAGGGCGACTCCTACATGTATCACGTCCCGGCGACGCGACTGGCGGCCCTGGCCGCCGAGAGCATCGGCATCCCCCTCCTGGAGGTCGAACCCGATGACTTCGGGGCCGGCGACGTCCCCGACGCGGGCGTCCAGGGCGACGAGGAACTCGAACCGCTCGAGGCCGCGCTGCGCCAGCTCGACGGCGAACTGGACCGCGGCATCGGCGGTCTCACGGCCGGTGCCGTCGAGAGCGAGTACCAGACGACCCGCATCGAGGCGATGGCCGAGCGCCTGGAGGCCGAGCTGTTCGCCCCGCTCTGGCAGCAACCCCCCCGCGACCTGGCCGACGCGATGCTCGACGCGGGCTTCGAAATTCGCATCGTCCAGGTCGCCGCCTACGGACTGGACGAGTCGTGGCTCGGCCGGACAATCGACGCCGCGGCGCTCGACGAACTCGAGACGCTGTCCGACGAGTACGGCGTCCACATCCTCGGCGAGGGCGGGGAGTTCGAGACGCTCGTCACCGACGGCCCCCACATGGACCGGCGCATCGAACTCGAGTACGAGCGGCGGTGGCAGGGCGACCGCGGGGCGCTCGAGATCACCGACGCCTTCCTGGCGTAG
- a CDS encoding DUF373 family protein: MTTLVVCIDRDSPVADECPVVGSAAVERLITETGVVDPEDSRVNCLLEGLRVTEDLERDGSEVVVAVVGGGTDSVGADRQIARQTDELVEEYDPDSAVVVVDSAEDERLVPIVESRVRVDAVDRVVVRQARDIESTYYLLKQFLADEELRKTVLVPIGIVMLAFPLLLVVVESTTMAVGAIAAALGVFLIYKGLGIDDYLSRLPGQIREGLYSGQVSLVTYVVAAGLSVVGLFAGALGVGSIGETSPFIVVNMFLFHSVPWLTAAALAASVGRLLDELLEREGVRSAYVNLPFGAVAVGLVVRGFSAYFLERGGVFDPFVVTPTDLGIVEVQRFTLESGQRLAAFILAGILISLVGVRVAAYVSQTDIERELAD; encoded by the coding sequence GTGACCACGTTGGTCGTCTGTATCGACCGGGACAGCCCGGTCGCAGACGAGTGTCCGGTCGTCGGCAGTGCTGCCGTCGAGCGACTGATAACCGAGACGGGGGTCGTGGACCCAGAGGACAGCCGGGTCAACTGCCTGCTCGAGGGGCTGCGCGTCACCGAGGACCTCGAGCGGGACGGGAGCGAGGTCGTCGTCGCCGTCGTCGGCGGCGGGACCGACAGCGTCGGCGCCGACCGCCAGATCGCACGACAGACAGACGAGCTCGTCGAGGAGTACGACCCCGACTCCGCCGTGGTCGTCGTCGACAGCGCCGAGGACGAACGGCTGGTCCCCATCGTCGAGAGCCGGGTTCGTGTCGACGCCGTGGACCGCGTGGTCGTCCGACAGGCCCGGGACATCGAGTCGACGTACTACCTGCTCAAGCAGTTCCTCGCCGACGAGGAGCTGCGCAAGACAGTGCTGGTCCCCATCGGCATCGTCATGCTCGCGTTCCCGCTGTTGCTGGTCGTCGTCGAGAGCACGACCATGGCGGTGGGGGCCATCGCCGCCGCGCTCGGCGTCTTCCTCATCTACAAGGGACTGGGCATCGACGACTACCTCTCGCGGCTCCCCGGCCAGATTCGGGAGGGGCTGTACTCCGGCCAGGTGTCGCTGGTCACCTACGTCGTCGCCGCCGGCCTCTCGGTGGTGGGGCTGTTCGCCGGCGCGCTGGGCGTCGGATCTATCGGCGAGACGAGCCCGTTCATCGTCGTCAACATGTTCCTGTTCCACAGCGTCCCCTGGCTCACCGCCGCGGCGCTGGCGGCGTCGGTGGGGCGCCTGCTGGACGAACTGCTCGAGCGGGAGGGGGTCCGCAGCGCCTACGTGAACCTCCCGTTCGGTGCCGTCGCGGTCGGCCTGGTGGTCCGCGGTTTCTCGGCGTACTTCCTCGAACGTGGCGGGGTCTTCGACCCCTTCGTCGTCACCCCGACGGACCTCGGCATCGTCGAGGTCCAACGCTTCACCCTGGAGTCGGGACAGCGACTGGCGGCGTTCATCCTCGCGGGTATCCTCATCAGTCTCGTGGGCGTCCGCGTCGCGGCCTACGTCAGTCAGACCGACATCGAGCGGGAACTGGCCGACTGA
- the sppA gene encoding signal peptide peptidase SppA produces MVVVGAVALVAAVVGWVLFVAFPGDLAELLGVLLVVGVVVAAVKIGGNAADSVAPSHNVAEVAVEGPITRDGGGGVVSPPVGAGADDVVEQIERADADKGADALLLKLNTPGGEIVPSEDIRLAAERFEGPTVAYATDVCASGGYDIAAGCDELWAREGSIVGSIGVIGSRVNATDLADRAGLSYEQFTAGDYKDAGLPLKEIREDEREYLQGIVDDYYDQFVETVAEGREMDPEEIRATEAKVFLGTDAHKRGLVDRIGTREDVEERLEDRLGEPVTVAEFEPQRGLTQRLRGGAQRTAYALGAGLTGAVDGDVDGLSFRR; encoded by the coding sequence CTGGTGGTCGTCGGCGCCGTGGCGCTCGTCGCCGCGGTGGTCGGGTGGGTGCTGTTCGTCGCCTTCCCGGGCGACCTCGCCGAGCTGCTCGGCGTCCTGCTGGTCGTCGGCGTCGTCGTCGCCGCGGTCAAGATCGGGGGCAACGCCGCCGACTCCGTCGCCCCCTCACACAACGTCGCCGAGGTCGCCGTCGAGGGCCCGATTACCCGCGATGGCGGTGGCGGCGTCGTCAGCCCGCCGGTCGGCGCCGGCGCCGACGACGTCGTCGAGCAGATAGAGCGGGCCGACGCCGACAAGGGCGCGGATGCGCTCCTGCTGAAGCTCAACACGCCGGGCGGGGAAATCGTCCCGAGCGAGGACATCCGCCTGGCCGCGGAGCGTTTCGAGGGGCCGACCGTCGCCTACGCCACCGACGTCTGTGCGAGCGGCGGCTACGACATCGCCGCCGGCTGTGACGAACTGTGGGCCCGCGAGGGCTCTATCGTCGGCTCCATCGGCGTCATCGGCTCGCGGGTCAACGCCACGGACCTGGCCGACCGCGCGGGCCTCTCCTACGAGCAGTTCACCGCCGGGGACTACAAGGACGCCGGCCTCCCGCTGAAGGAGATACGCGAGGACGAACGCGAGTACCTCCAGGGCATCGTCGACGACTACTACGACCAGTTCGTCGAGACGGTGGCCGAGGGCCGCGAGATGGACCCCGAGGAGATCCGGGCGACGGAGGCGAAGGTCTTCCTCGGCACCGACGCGCACAAGCGGGGGCTGGTCGACCGCATCGGGACCCGCGAGGACGTCGAGGAGCGCCTCGAGGACAGACTGGGCGAACCGGTCACCGTCGCCGAGTTCGAGCCCCAGCGCGGCCTGACCCAGCGGCTCCGGGGCGGCGCCCAGCGGACGGCCTACGCGCTGGGTGCGGGCCTGACCGGGGCCGTCGACGGCGACGTCGACGGACTCTCATTCCGCCGGTGA